A genome region from Panicum virgatum strain AP13 chromosome 4K, P.virgatum_v5, whole genome shotgun sequence includes the following:
- the LOC120704442 gene encoding uncharacterized protein LOC120704442, giving the protein MSNKLQTLKKRFKRWMDLQKYTGLGRDKTTGGVAADQELLEAIDDIENALDNQDTQDDDAQAPGAPPPYLEQLLWLYGSPKDRGSFMCAGGIADSVSPPNDAPAGSSNKRAAVETEVDSPPKKKSCSTEDYMRQLTECIQERSARDRTREQIDVAECMEILRQDGVQEGSELHFKAMDLFRKSVCRTLFKSLQDPENRIKWIDWTWTNGKLQ; this is encoded by the exons ATGAGCAACAAGCTGCAAACATTGAAAAAAAGATTCAAGAGGTGGATGGATCTGCAAAAGTACACTGGCCTAGGTCGTGACAAGACTACGGGAGGGGTTGCGGCTGATCAAGAGTTGCTGGAGGCTATAGATGACATCGAGAATGCTCTCGATAATCAG GATACCCAAGATGACGACGCTCAGGCGCCTGGTGCACCACCTCCTTACCTAGAGCAGCTGCTCTGGCTGTACGGTTCCCCCAAAGACAGGGGATCATTCATGTGTGCCGGAGGTATTGCAGATTCAGTCAGCCCCCCAAATGATGCACCCGCTGGCTCGTCAAACAAAAGAGCGGCCGTGGAGACAGAGGTTGACAGCCCACCCAAGAAAAAGAGTTGCAGTACAGAGGACTACATGAGGCAGCTAACTGAATGCATACAAGAACGGAGTGCTCGTGATCGTACCCGTGAGCAGATCGATGTTGCCGAATGCATGGAAATACTGAGACAAGACGGTGTTCAGGAGGGGTCCGAGCTGCACTTCAAAGCAATGGATCTATTCAGGAAGTCGGTTTGCCGTACGTTGTTCAAGAGCTTGCAAGACCCAGAGAACCGCATCAAATGGATCGACTGGACGTGGACCAATGGAAAGCTACAGTAG